Within the Herbaspirillum sp. RTI4 genome, the region CTTTTTGCACATGCAGCCGGTTTTCCGCTTCGTCCCAGACCACCGATTGCGGCCCGTCAATCACGTCGGCGGAAACTTCTTCGCCGCGATGTGCTGGCAGGCAGTGCATGAACAGTGCGTCAGATTTGGCCCGGCGCATTTTTTCAGCATCGACGATCCAGCCGTCGAAGGCTTTCAGGCGGGCGTTTTTTTCCTCTTCGTAGCCCATGCTGGTCCAGACATCGGTCGTGACCAGATCGGCGTCGTGACAGGCATCGGCCGGATGGGCAAAGAAGGTGTAGCGACTCGCGCCCTCGGCAGAAACCTGCGTGGGATCGATATCGTAGCCGGCAGGGGTCGACACATTGATGTGGAAACCGAACACGGCGGCCGCTTGCAGCCAGGAATACAGCATGTTGTTGGCGTCACCGACCCAGGCCACGATCTTGCCGGCGATGGAGCCGCGATGCTCGATGAAGGTGAAAATATCGGCCAGTACCTGACAGGGATGCTGTTCGTTGGTCAGGCCATTGATCACCGGGACCCGCGAAGAACTGGCGAAGCGCTCGATGATTTCCTGACCGAAGGTGCGGATCATGATCACGTCGCACATGCGCGAAATCACTTGCGCCGCATCTTCTATCGGTTCGCCGCGACCGAGCTGGCTGTCGCGGGTATTGAGATAGATGGCGGCACCGCCCAGCTGGTGCATGCCGGCTTCAAATGACAGCCGGGTGCGGGTGGAATTTTTTTCGAACACCATCACCAGCGTGCGGTCTGCCAGCGGGTGATACGGTTTGTAATCTTTGAACTTGCGTTTGATGATGCTCGCGCGCTCCATGACGTATTGATACTCGTCGAGGGAGAAGTCAGAGAATTGCAGATAATGTTTGATTGCCATAAATGAAAACGGCGGCCTGATTTCTCCGCCGCCGGTTGTGGTAACTGGTTCAATTATAAGGGATTTTGTAGCATTTCCAAGCTTGATTGGGATGAAAGAGCCGGCGTTTAGTATAGCTTTTGCGAGGATTCGTGCAGTAATTGCGCATACAGGGTGTGCCGCATGGCGGCGATCTTGTTGTCATGCACCGCTGCCAGCACGGCACAACTCGGTTCCGCGAGGTGATGGCAGTTGTAGAACTTGCAATGACCCAGATACGGAGTGAATTCACGGAAGGCGCGTTCCAGCATGCCTTCGCTGAGCTGATACAGGCCGAATTCCTGGAAGCCGGGCGAGTCGATGATGCTGGTTTCATCATCCATCAGATAGAGGCGGGTGAAGGTGGTGGTGTGCTTGCCGGTGTCGAGTGCGGCGGAAATTTCGCGCACGGCGATATCGGCACCCGGGATGATGAGATTAATCAGCGAAGATTTCCCCATGCCGGACTGGCCGATCAGGATGGTCGACTGGCCTTGCAGCAGCGGCATGAAACACTCGCGCGTGGCTTCCGGCGTGGCTCTGGCCGACACTTCATGGATCGGATAGCCCAGATTGCGATACACATCCAGCCGGGCGCGGGTGCGGTCCAGAACGTCCACCAGATCGCACTTGTTGAGCACGATATGGGCGGCGATGCCGGCCGCTTCGGCGGCCACCAGTGCGCGCGAAATGAGGTCGTCGGCAAAGCCGGGTTCGGTCGCCACGACGATGAATAATTGCGTGACGTTGGCTGCCAGCAGTTTCGATTTGTATTGATCGGAACGGTAGAGCAGGGTGCGGCGCTCTTCTATGCCTTCGATCACCGCCTGATTCAATGAGGTGCGTTGCAACTGCACGCGGTCGCCGACCGCGACGTCGGTCTTCTTGCCGCGGGTGACGCATTGCAGTTTGTCTTCACCGCTTTGGGCCAGATAGTGGCGGCCGTGAGCAGCAATGATGATGCCGATTTCGGTGGCAGCTTTGCTCAATCGAGCGTTTTTTGGCCCGGTGGCGGATTTCTTCGCTTGCATGTGTTCAGACACGCTTGGAAAAAGACAGGTCGAAGACGGCATCGACCTTGGCGGCGCAGATGAAATCATTGACCGACAGCCCACCTTTTCCCTCATTGACGCTATGCGTATCGAAACGGATGACGCAGCGGTTGTATGTGACGATCAATTCGGGGTGGTGGTCCTGCGCATGGACTACATAGGCAATAGCGTTGATGAATGCCAGGGTTTCATAGTAATTCTGAAAGGAGAAGGTCTTGACGATGTGCTGCCCGTCCTGCTCCCAGCCTTCGACGGCGGACAGATAATGCAGCACTTGCTGGGCGGATAAGGCGTCTGCCTGAGGCTGGCATTGCTGCGCCATCAGGTCGCTGGAATTTGACATGGAGATTCCTAACTTGCTTGGTGAAGATCGGCTGCGGCCGCATGCAGCTTGCTAATGCGGACGGTGGCAGGAGGATGCGAATCGTAAAAAGCCGAATGCAAGGGATCGGGAGTCAGTGTCGACGCATTGTCTTCATAGAGTTTGACCAGTGCCGACACCAGATCGGCGGCATTCGTGTGACGCACGGCAAAGGCGTCGGCTTCGAATTCGTGCTTGCGCGACGTCAGCGAGGACAGCGGCGACAGCAGGAAGGTGAAAATGGGCAGTGCCAGCATGAACAGGACCAGCGCCATGGCGTCGTTGTTGCCAAATAGCAAGGGATTAACGCCCAGGCCGGTATAAAACCAGACCTGATTCTTGAGAAAGCCGAGTAGTGCCAGGAAACCGAGCGACAGCAGGAACATGACCGCGATACGCTTGACGATGTGCTTGAGTTTGAAGTGCCCGAGTTCATGCGCCAGCACTGCTTCGATTTCCTGCGGGGCCAGCCGGGCCAGCAAGGTATCGAAAAAGACAATTCGCTTTCCTGCGCCGAAGCCCGAGAAATAAGCATTGCCATGCGCGCTGCGCTTGGAACCGTCCATGACGAACAAGCCCTTGGAGGCAAATCCGACACGCGTCATCAGACCTTCTATGCGCGTGCGCAAGCTATCGTCGTCGAGCAGCGTGAATTTATTGAACAGGGGCGCAATGACGGAGGGGTACAAGACCATCATCAGTAGCTGGAAGGCGCTCAATACCAGCCAGACATACAGCCACCAGAACTGACCGGCGCTGGCCATCAGGGTCAGCGCCACCCACAGCAGCGGCAGGCCGATGACAGCGCCAAGTAGCGTGGATTTGAGCATGTCGATGAAAAACAGGCGCGGCGTCATTTTATTGAAGCCGTAATGTTGCTCCAGCACAAACTGACGGTAGTAGCCAAAAGGCAGGTCGATGACACCGGAAATGACGGAGAAGGCAACAATCAGACCAATCTGGTAGTACATGTCAGGTGCGCCGGCCCAATTCAGCAGAGCGCCCGACAGGAGCTGCAATCCACCCATCAGCGTGAAACCTATCAATACCGCGGCATTGATCCCCAGCGTGAGCATGCCGAATTTGGTTTTGCTGACGGTGTAATCGGCCGCTTTGCGGTGGGCGGCAGCGGGGATTTTTTCAGCGAATTCTTGCGGTACTGCATCACGATGCAGTAGCACATGGCGGATCTGGCGCGAACCCAGCCAGAAGCGCACGGTAAGGCTCAATAAGAGAAAAGCGCAAAACAAAACCGAAAACACGAGTGAAGACATGCTTGCCCTGTGAGAAAATGAATGCCCGCTTGCCGACCAGATCGTTATTCTTCATTGCGGATGACGAGGCGAATGACTTGCGGCGATGCTTAAAATTACAAGGAACGATTATGTCACAAGCCACCGATGGCAATGTTATCGCTAGCAACACGCCGCAGCAGGCGCGTCCCAATGAGTTCAATCTGGTGTGGGTCGATATGGAAATGACCGGCCTCGATCCCGATAATGACCGGATCATCGAAGTGGCCGTCGTGGTGACCGATTCGGAACTCAACATCCTGGCCGAAGGCCCTGTGTTTGCGATCCACCAATCCGATGAAACGCTCGACAAGATGGACGCCTGGAACAAGGGCACGCACGGCCGTTCGGGTCTGATCGAAAGAGTGAAGGCCTCTACCGTCTCGGAACTGGATGCGGAACTGGCGCTGATTGATTTCATGAAGCATCTGGTACCGGCTGGAAAATCGCCGATGTGCGGTAATACGATTTGTCAGGATCGTCGCTTTATGGCACGCGGTATGCCTAAGCTGGAAGCGTTCTTCCATTACCGTAATCTGGATGTATCGACGCTGAAGGAATTGTGCCGTCGCTGGAAACCGGAGCTGGTCAGCGGTTTCAAGAAGCATCAGAAGCATACGGCGCTGGCAGATATTCTGGAGTCGATTGAAGAATTGAAATACTACCGAGAGCATTTCATCAAGGCTTAGTGATTAAGTACTAGATAAGTACTCAGGTTGAAGTGACGTTGGATTAATCTTCTCTTGCCTGAATCAGACAGCACTGCCGGTTGCCGGCAGTGCTGTTTTTTCTGATAGTTCGCCCGCGATCAAACTGTTTAAAACTGTTGGGAGGAAATGGCTTCCTCCCATTTTTTAGAACGTGTAACGGACGCCTGCGGAGAGCAAGTGGTTTTGCATTTTTGCATCGGAGTCACTACTAACGGGAGTTTTTCCAAAATATTCGTATTCCACGCGTAGTGCCAGTTTAGGTGTGATTTTGTATTCTGCGCCTACGCCCAATAACAGGCTGACACTATGTTTTTTCGATTCATATTCGCGGGAATAGGAATAACCAGGGCCAGTATTTCTAGTGCTATCAGTAATTTTGGTGTTTTTATAGATGCCACCGACTTTACCCATTAACGAAATTTCGCTTGTAACCGGCAGTAGACCGACTGCAGCAATACCTAGACCGTAAGTTTTGACTTTAAAGTCTTCGTGATATCCGGCCCGTCTTTCTTCGGCGGTGTATTTCCCCATATCGATCCAGCTGCCTTCGATGGCGAAGTTCTGGTTGAATTGGTAGCCGCCATAAATTTTCATGCCGAGACCAGAATCTTTTTCTGAGACATCGTAGCCGTTCTTGCGGCGGCGATCTGCATAATCACCGATATCGTCGATGTCGGTATTTTGATAACCAAGACCACCACCCATATAAAAACCCGATTCGTCAGCAGCGAAAGAAGGGATGGAAACCAGTGCGGCGGTCATGGCGGCGAGGGTCAGTGAAGTACGTAAAATGCGTTTAGACATGATGCTTCCTTAATTAACAAATTGATGGAGCAGACAAAAAATTTGTCTGCCTGGTTCTGCATGAGCCGGGCTTGTTCTCTGGCTGTATCGCATTACATCAATTTGCTGAAATCAAGGACATCAGACGAGAACGAAAAGTCTCGTAAAACTTCGAAATACAAACCGCCGCGCAGAGAGTCTCCCCGGGCGGCGGTTGGTAAGGTTGTTGGCGGCTAACAACAGCTACGTTGCTGCCGCCTGATCATTCTTGCAATTTAGTTCATGTATTGGATTCCGAGTCGGGAACGTCCTGCCCGCAGCACTTCTTGAATTTCTTGCCGCTGCCGCAGGGACATACATCATTACGCCCGATTTTGGGTTGATCGCGCTGCACCGTTTCCACCGCCGATTTGCGCAGCGGTTGCC harbors:
- the argF gene encoding ornithine carbamoyltransferase is translated as MAIKHYLQFSDFSLDEYQYVMERASIIKRKFKDYKPYHPLADRTLVMVFEKNSTRTRLSFEAGMHQLGGAAIYLNTRDSQLGRGEPIEDAAQVISRMCDVIMIRTFGQEIIERFASSSRVPVINGLTNEQHPCQVLADIFTFIEHRGSIAGKIVAWVGDANNMLYSWLQAAAVFGFHINVSTPAGYDIDPTQVSAEGASRYTFFAHPADACHDADLVTTDVWTSMGYEEEKNARLKAFDGWIVDAEKMRRAKSDALFMHCLPAHRGEEVSADVIDGPQSVVWDEAENRLHVQKALLEYLVLGKIS
- the rsgA gene encoding ribosome small subunit-dependent GTPase A translates to MQAKKSATGPKNARLSKAATEIGIIIAAHGRHYLAQSGEDKLQCVTRGKKTDVAVGDRVQLQRTSLNQAVIEGIEERRTLLYRSDQYKSKLLAANVTQLFIVVATEPGFADDLISRALVAAEAAGIAAHIVLNKCDLVDVLDRTRARLDVYRNLGYPIHEVSARATPEATRECFMPLLQGQSTILIGQSGMGKSSLINLIIPGADIAVREISAALDTGKHTTTFTRLYLMDDETSIIDSPGFQEFGLYQLSEGMLERAFREFTPYLGHCKFYNCHHLAEPSCAVLAAVHDNKIAAMRHTLYAQLLHESSQKLY
- a CDS encoding 4a-hydroxytetrahydrobiopterin dehydratase encodes the protein MSNSSDLMAQQCQPQADALSAQQVLHYLSAVEGWEQDGQHIVKTFSFQNYYETLAFINAIAYVVHAQDHHPELIVTYNRCVIRFDTHSVNEGKGGLSVNDFICAAKVDAVFDLSFSKRV
- a CDS encoding M48 family metallopeptidase; protein product: MSSLVFSVLFCAFLLLSLTVRFWLGSRQIRHVLLHRDAVPQEFAEKIPAAAHRKAADYTVSKTKFGMLTLGINAAVLIGFTLMGGLQLLSGALLNWAGAPDMYYQIGLIVAFSVISGVIDLPFGYYRQFVLEQHYGFNKMTPRLFFIDMLKSTLLGAVIGLPLLWVALTLMASAGQFWWLYVWLVLSAFQLLMMVLYPSVIAPLFNKFTLLDDDSLRTRIEGLMTRVGFASKGLFVMDGSKRSAHGNAYFSGFGAGKRIVFFDTLLARLAPQEIEAVLAHELGHFKLKHIVKRIAVMFLLSLGFLALLGFLKNQVWFYTGLGVNPLLFGNNDAMALVLFMLALPIFTFLLSPLSSLTSRKHEFEADAFAVRHTNAADLVSALVKLYEDNASTLTPDPLHSAFYDSHPPATVRISKLHAAAADLHQAS
- the orn gene encoding oligoribonuclease encodes the protein MSQATDGNVIASNTPQQARPNEFNLVWVDMEMTGLDPDNDRIIEVAVVVTDSELNILAEGPVFAIHQSDETLDKMDAWNKGTHGRSGLIERVKASTVSELDAELALIDFMKHLVPAGKSPMCGNTICQDRRFMARGMPKLEAFFHYRNLDVSTLKELCRRWKPELVSGFKKHQKHTALADILESIEELKYYREHFIKA
- a CDS encoding outer membrane beta-barrel protein; this translates as MSKRILRTSLTLAAMTAALVSIPSFAADESGFYMGGGLGYQNTDIDDIGDYADRRRKNGYDVSEKDSGLGMKIYGGYQFNQNFAIEGSWIDMGKYTAEERRAGYHEDFKVKTYGLGIAAVGLLPVTSEISLMGKVGGIYKNTKITDSTRNTGPGYSYSREYESKKHSVSLLLGVGAEYKITPKLALRVEYEYFGKTPVSSDSDAKMQNHLLSAGVRYTF